One part of the Raphanus sativus cultivar WK10039 chromosome 7, ASM80110v3, whole genome shotgun sequence genome encodes these proteins:
- the LOC108817591 gene encoding uncharacterized protein LOC108817591: protein MALTWGSALRISVLLILVAAIVLACYFLPVEQLLKDFLLWVEQDLGPWGPLALAVAYVPLTVLAVPASVLTIGGGYLFGLPIGFVADSVGATLGSGAAFLLGRTIGKPFVVAKLKDYPQFQSVALAIEKSGFKICLLLRLAPLLPFSMLNYLLSVTPITLGPYLLSSWLGMMPITLALVYAGTTLKDLSDVTHKWSEFSIGRWAFLISSLVISVILMVCVTKVAQNALRKALAEHGGDMNGAVAASPELNVTDDTPSDLNEPLLIKIEPQSPQNQENNSH from the exons ATGGCGTTAACGTGGGGATCTGCTCTGAGGATTTCAGTTCTTTTGATCCTTGTAGCTGCAATTGTCTTAGCTTGCTATTTTCTCCCCGTTGAGCAG CTGTTGAAGGATTTTTTGTTATGGGTTGAACAAGATCTAGGCCCTTGGGGACCTCTTGCCCT AGCTGTTGCGTACGTTCCTCTAACAGTTTTGGCTGTTCCTGCCTCTGTTCTAACG ATCGGTGGTGGCTATCTTTTTGGACTGCCAATTGGTTTTGTGGCGGACTCGGTCGGTGCTACGCTTGGCTCAGGAGCAGCGTTTCTTCTAGGCCGTACC ATTGGAAAGCCTTTTGTAGTTGCAAAATTGAAGGACTATCCTCAGTTTCAGTCAGTGGCACTCGCGATTGAGAAATCAGGTTTCAAG ATATGCTTGTTGCTCCGGCTTGCTCCTCTTCTCCCCTTCAGCATGTTGAACTACCTCTTATCTGTAACGCCTATCACGCTGGGCCCATACTTGCTCTCTTCTTGGTTAGGGATGATG CCAATAACACTTGCGTTAGTGTATGCTGGAACAACACTGAAAGACCTTTCTGATGTGACTCACAAGTGGAGCGAGTTCTCTATAGGCCGATGG GCGTTCTTGATTTCAAGCCTTGTAATATCAG TGATATTAATGGTGTGTGTAACGAAGGTAGCACAGAACGCTCTAAGAAAAGCATTAGCAGAGCACGGAGGTGACATGAACGGAGCGGTTGCAGCCTCGCCCGAGCTGAACGTTACCGACGATACTCCAAGTGATTTGAATGAGCCTCTGTTAATAAAGATAGAGCCTCAATCACCTCAGAACCAAGAAAACAATAGTCATTAA
- the LOC108814995 gene encoding UPF0613 protein PB24D3.06c, with product MSISPPSSSSAAAASTTSSSSSPAAAAAASSSWFSGIVRGKSGTAKLSKSASAAAGGGGGDYGGGGPIIRGRSQFRGVLFKYGPKSIQVAFKTGEYKQQVIFIGGLTDGLLATDYLEPLATALDKEKWSLVQLLMSSSYSGFGTSSLKQDAQEIDQLISHLINKENSEGVVLLGHSTGCQDIVYYMGTNSACSRAVRATILQAPVSDREYRATLPETPALIDLAAKMISQGRAEELMPREADPSAPISAYRYHSLCAYMGDDDMFSSDLSDDQWKTRLGHMANTPCQVIFSMGDEYVPDYVDKKALVNRLSKAMGGAEKVEIEHGNHSLSNRVHEAVQAIIGFVKREGPSGWDDPWS from the exons ATGTCTATCTCGCCGCCATCTTCTTCCAGTGCGGCGGCCGCGTCGACgacatcgtcttcttcttctccagcggcggcggcggcggcttCGTCGTCATGGTTCTCAGGAATCGTTCGAGGAAAATCAGGAACGGCGAAGCTATCGAAAAGCGCGTCGGCGGCGGCGGGAGGCGGAGGAGGGGACTACGGTGGTGGTGGACCGATAATCAGAGGGAGGAGCCAATTTCGTGGAGTGTTGTTCAAATACGGTCCCAAATCGATTCag GTGGCTTTTAAGACGGGAGAGTATAAACAACAAGTGATCTTCATCGGTGGATTAACCGATGGTCTTTTAGCTACCGA TTACTTGGAGCCTCTTGCAACTGCTTTGGATAAAGAGAAATGGTCGCTTGTTCAGCTGCTCATGTCCTCTTCGTACTCTGGATTCGGTACTTCCAGCTTGAAACAA gATGCACAAGAGATTGACCAACTCATAAGCCATCTCATCAACAAAGAGAACTCTGAAGGTGTTGTTCTGCTTGGTCATAGCACTGGCTGCCAG GACATTGTGTATTACATGGGAACCAATTCTGCATGTTCTAGAGCCGTCAGAGCTACGATTTTGCAG GCACCGGTCAGCGATAGAGAGTACAGAGCAACACTCCCTGAAACACCAGCTTTGATAGACTTGGCTGCAAAAATGATAAGCCAAGGCCGAGCAGAGGAGCTAATGCCTAGAGAAGCTGATCCTTCTGCTCCCATCTCTGCTTATAG ATACCACTCCCTCTGCGCTTACATGGGAGACGACGACATGTTTAGTTCTGACCTAAGTGATGATCAGTGGAAAACTAGACTTGGTCATATGGCTAACACGCCTTGTcag GTGATTTTCTCCATGGGTGATGAGTATGTACCGGATTATGTCGACAAAAAAGCACTGGTTAACAG ATTAAGTAAAGCAATGGGAGGAGCAGAGAAAGTGGAGATAGAGCATGGGAACCACTCTCTATCCAATAGAGTTCATGAAGCTGTTCAAGCCATTATTGGTTTTGTCAAAAGAGAAGGACCCAGTGGTTGGGATGATCCTTGGAGCTAA
- the LOC108814934 gene encoding adenylate isopentenyltransferase 5, chloroplastic: MKPCMTNLRQMIQPMLNFQGISAGSNMVDVPFFRPKDKVVFVMGATGTGKSRLAIDLATRFPAEIVNSDKIQVYKGLDIVTNKITPEESLGVPHHLLGTVENTHEDFTVEDFQREALKTVKSIVERDRVPIIAGGSNSYIEALVNNCVDFRLRYNCCFLWVDVDRPVLNSFVSDRVDKMVEMGLVDEVRRIFDPSSSDYSAGIRRAIGVPELDEFLRAEVRNYPAEVTEKLLETAIKKIKENNCLLACRQYQKIKRLYKQWKWSMHRVDATDVFLRRGEEAEEAWENMVARPSALAVDRFLNYSDDHLLDGADILLPEISAVPPLPVAVAAISR; this comes from the coding sequence ATGAAGCCATGCATGACGAATCTAAGACAAATGATTCAACCAATGTTGAATTTCCAAGGGATATCCGCCGGTTCAAACATGGTCGACGTTCCGTTTTTCCGCCCCAAAGACAAGGTTGTATTCGTCATGGGAGCCACCGGAACAGGCAAATCTCGTCTTGCCATCGACCTTGCAACTCGTTTTCCGGCGGAGATCGTAAACTCTGACAAGATCCAAGTCTATAAAGGTCTGGACATCGTCACCAACAAAATCACTCCAGAGGAAAGCCTCGGAGTTCCTCACCACCTCCTCGGCACCGTGGAAAACACTCATGAAGATTTCACGGTGGAGGATTTCCAGCGCGAAGCACTCAAAACCGTTAAATCAATCGTAGAGAGAGACCGTGTCCCGATCATAGCCGGTGGCTCTAATTCTTACATCGAGGCTTTGGTCAACAATTGCGTTGACTTCCGTTTAAGGTACAACTGTTGCTTCTTGTGGGTTGATGTTGATAGACCGGTTTTGAACTCGTTTGTCTCGGACCGGGTGGATAAGATGGTCGAGATGGGACTCGTCGATGAGGTTCGCCGCATCTTCGATCCTTCGTCGTCAGATTACTCCGCCGGAATCCGCCGTGCGATCGGAGTTCCAGAGCTGGACGAGTTTCTCCGAGCGGAGGTGCGTAATTATCCAGCGGAGGTGACAGAGAAGCTTCTCGAGACGGCGATCAAGAAAATCAAGGAGAACAACTGCTTGCTTGCATGTCGGCAATATCAGAAGATCAAGAGGCTTTACAAGCAGTGGAAGTGGAGCATGCACCGTGTGGACGCGACGGATGTCTTCCTCCGACGAGGGGAAGAAGCCGAGGAGGCTTGGGAGAACATGGTGGCTCGACCTAGCGCACTCGCCGTCGACAGGTTTCTTAATTACAGCGACGATCACCTTTTGGACGGCGCCGATATTCTATTACCGGAGATTTCTGCCGTTCCTCCACTTCCAGTCGCCGTGGCAGCAATTTCGCggtga
- the LOC108814683 gene encoding uncharacterized protein LOC108814683, with protein MPEKGVMLSPVQSHHPLHRWRVSALTSLVFFLMVILWSIDGCTIRTFIDSSRLNASSYSMRLSSSSSSPADLTSNATDPTEFHWISAEMEHNFTANLLKKWSAPGEEAKTVEISIPNIDGKDPVELTAGEIHEFRFQSLDESGKRVCVGGDYFETDLSGENWKSRPPVKNLGNGTYSVSLQVHPDFAGDYNLTVVLLFRRFQGLKLSPARFAFNRELRKIKLRFVEKNDAVLLGLRKCGKSDFERDVWSGRWTRLGKNEECEIGSDGRYRCLPDGFPCRKPWCDGALAGLESNGWVYSSHCSFELFSGDSAWSCLKDKWIFFWGDSNHVDTIRNLLNFVLGHPEIGAVPRRFDLKFSNPKNSSETVRITSIFNGHWNETQNYQGLDSLRDPGFRELLKSYFAEETGVPDAMIVNSGLHDGVHWSNLRAFSRGAKTAAAFWRKVFDSVKRRGFEPPEVVFRNTIATGGYARELAFNPSKMEAYNGVFLEKMREFGLVSGVVDNFDMTYPWHYDNRCNDGVHYGRAPAKVRWRDGEIGHQYFVDLMLVHVLLNALCVG; from the coding sequence ATGCCTGAGAAAGGAGTGATGTTGTCTCCGGTGCAGAGCCACCACCCTCTGCATCGATGGAGAGTAAGCGCTCTAACTTCCCTCGTTTTCTTCCTCATGGTTATCCTCTGGAGCATCGACGGTTGTACCATCAGAACATTCATCGACTCATCGAGACTCAACGCTTCTTCTTACTCCATGcgactctcttcttcttcttcttctccagcgGATCTAACTTCGAACGCCACTGATCCAACGGAGTTCCACTGGATATCCGCCGAGATGGAGCACAACTTCACGGCGAACCTCTTGAAAAAATGGTCTGCTCCGGGAGAAGAAGCAAAGACCGTCGAGATCTCCATTCCGAACATCGACGGGAAGGATCCGGTAGAGTTAACCGCCGGCGAGATCCACGAGTTCAGATTCCAATCCCTCGACGAATCGGGAAAACGAGTCTGCGTCGGCGGAGATTACTTCGAGACTGATCTCTCCGGCGAGAACTGGAAATCGAGACCTCCGGTGAAAAATCTAGGCAACGGAACTTACTCCGTCTCCCTCCAGGTCCACCCCGATTTCGCCGGAGACTACAATCTAACCGTCGTTCTCCTCTTCCGTCGCTTCCAAGGACTCAAACTCAGCCCCGCGCGCTTCGCCTTCAACAGAGAGCTGCGCAAAATCAAACTCCGCTTCGTCGAGAAAAACGACGCCGTTTTGCTGGGGCTCAGAAAATGCGGCAAGTCCGATTTCGAAAGAGACGTCTGGTCCGGGCGGTGGACAAGACTCGGTAAGAACGAGGAGTGCGAGATCGGCAGCGACGGGCGTTACCGCTGCCTCCCCGACGGTTTCCCTTGCCGGAAACCGTGGTGCGACGGAGCGTTGGCAGGGTTAGAGAGCAACGGTTGGGTCTACTCGAGCCACTGCTCGTTCGAGCTCTTCTCCGGGGACTCTGCTTGGAGTTGCTTGAAGGACAAGTGGATCTTCTTCTGGGGAGACTCGAACCACGTCGACACGATCAGGAACTTGCTGAACTTCGTCTTGGGACACCCCGAGATCGGGGCTGTCCCGAGGAGGTTCGACTTAAAGTTCTCGAACCCGAAGAACTCGTCGGAGACCGTTAGGATCACGAGCATCTTCAACGGACACTGGAACGAGACGCAGAACTACCAGGGTCTCGACTCGCTTAGAGACCCCGGCTTCAGAGAGCTGCTTAAAAGCTACTTTGCGGAGGAGACCGGAGTTCCCGACGCGATGATCGTGAACTCCGGTCTCCACGACGGGGTCCACTGGTCTAACCTCAGAGCATTCTCGAGAGGAGCGAAAACCGCGGCCGCGTTCTGGAGGAAGGTTTTCGATTCGGTGAAACGCCGTGGGTTCGAACCGCCGGAAGTGGTTTTCAGGAACACGATCGCCACGGGGGGTTACGCGAGGGAGCTGGCGTTTAATCCGAGCAAGATGGAAGCGTACAATGGGGTGTTTTTGGAGAAGATGAGGGAGTTTGGGTTGGTGTCGGGTGTGGTTGATAACTTCGACATGACGTATCCGTGGCATTATGATAACAGGTGTAACGATGGGGTTCATTACGGAAGAGCTCCGGCGAAGGTGCGGTGGAGAGACGGGGAGATTGGGCATCAGTACTTTGTTGATTTGATGCTTGTTCATGTCTTGTTAAATGCGTTGTGTGTGGGATGA
- the LOC108817590 gene encoding probable E3 ubiquitin-protein ligase LUL3, with protein MGISFSNRRRNNHQRRYHHHLPPPPPYYYSDQPQQPPPQPPPHNEYSYTHNHLVSAPQYSLPPPPSQPHPPPQINYGSYGYNYNPNPQQQQPPPYFYNGWNTMMRPVFYGQAPVVVDQQPPQPFVEHQSAKKVRNDVNVHKDTVRLEADDLNPGFHLVSFLFDAVFDGSFTIIFFAKEEENCTIVPHYPEAFKPTKVPFQKGTAQKFIQPSGTGTDLGFFSLDDLSSPSPEEVYPLVISAETVISPSSGSEEPLVHKQVTQACLEKADCDGSFKVKVVKQILWIEGARYELRELYGIDNSTAQDDVASGLEDSGDKECVICLTEPKDTAVMPCRHLCLCSDCAKELRFQSNKCPICRQPIDELLMIKVESSNEQH; from the exons ATGGGGATCTCTTTCAGCAACCGTAGACGAAACAATCACCAACGCCGCTACCACCATCAcctccctcctcctccgccCTACTATTACTCCGATCAACCGCAACAACCGCCGCCTCAACCACCACCGCACAACGAGTACAGCTACACTCATAACCACCTCGTCTCAGCTCCGCAAtactctcttcctcctccaccCTCTCAGCCTCATCCTCCGCCGCAGATTAATTACGGATCCTACGGCTATAACTACAATCCAAAcccgcagcagcagcagcctccTCCGTATTTCTACAATGGCTGGAACACGATGATGAGACCGGTTTTCTACGGTCAAGCTCCCGTGGTGGTTGACCAACAGCCTCCTCAGCCGTTCGTGGAGCATCAGAGCGCCAAGAAGGTGAGGAACGATGTCAATGTCCATAAAGATACGGTGAGGCTCGAAGCAGACGATCTTAACCCTGGCTTTCATCTAGTTTCCTTCCTCTTCGATGCCGTATTCGATGGCAG TTTTACTATCATATTTTTCGCAAAGGAGGAAGAGAACTGCACAATCGTCCCTCATTATCCAGAAGCTTTCAAACCAACCAAAGTCCCATTCCAAAAAGGCACAGCGCAGAAGTTTATACAACCTTCAGGGACAGGAACAGACCTAGGTTTCTTTTCGCTCGACGATCTATCGAGCCCGTCACCAGAAGAGGTTTACCCACTTGTGATATCAGCAGAGACTGTGATCTCGCCGAGCTCGGGCTCAGAGGAACCGTTAGTTCACAAGCAAGTCACGCAGGCGTGTCTGGAGAAGGCTGATTGCGATGGATCTTTCAAAGTGAAAGTCGTGAAACAGATCCTATGGATCGAAGGAGCTAGGTATGAGCTGCGTGAGCTGTATGGTATCGATAACTCGACGGCTCAAGATGATGTTGCGTCAGGGTTAGAGGATAGTGGTGACAAAGAATGCGTCATTTGCTTGACTGAACCTAAGGACACCGCCGTGATGCCTTGTAGACATTTG TGTTTGTGCAGTGACTGCGCTAAAGAGCTGAGGTTTCAGTCAAACAAGTGTCCCATATGTCGACAACCTATCGATGAGCTTTTAATGATTAAAGTGGAAAGTAGCAATGAACAACACTGA
- the LOC108815125 gene encoding uncharacterized protein At5g19025, giving the protein MPPSSDASCLHPCKHSPSATLDLLILILVLFSGAFLVSSYFSYLIHSLYLLSSHFPSIPLFSDHDGISLASFLFLFAVFFAASVAFLDLCCGSRSRRKCRNPKCKGLKKAVEFDLQLQTEESVVESGSSRGKEIDQLPWKGGSESNPHYECLRAELRKMAPVNGRAVLLFRLRCGCPVAKLEGRGPKRSRRHKKLPAKLAVKGCVDNR; this is encoded by the coding sequence ATGCCCCCTTCCTCCGACGCATCTTGCCTCCACCCCTGCAAGCATTCCCCGTCAGCGACTCTCGACCTCCTAATCCTAATCCTCGTCCTCTTCTCCGGCGCATTCCTCGTCTCCTCCTACTTCTCCTACCTAATCCACTCTTTATACCTCCTCTCCTCTCATTTCCCATCCATCCCTCTCTTCTCCGATCACGACGGAATCTCTCTGGCGtcgttcttgttcttgttcgcGGTCTTCTTCGCGGCCTCCGTCGCGTTCCTCGACCTGTGCTGCGGCTCGAGATCGAGGAGGAAGTGCCGTAACCCGAAGTGCAAAGGGCTGAAAAAAGCTGTGGAGTTTGATCTGCAGCTTCAGACGGAGGAGAGTGTTGTCGAGTCGGGATCGTCGAGGGGGAAGGAGATTGATCAGTTGCCGTGGAAAGGAGGGAGCGAGAGTAATCCTCATTACGAGTGTTTGAGAGCTGAGCTGAGGAAGATGGCTCCGGTTAACGGCCGAGCTGTTTTGCTTTTCCGGTTGAGGTGTGGTTGCCCTGTTGCTAAGCTCGAAGGGCGAGGGCCCAAGCGAAGCAGACGTCATAAAAA